One Miscanthus floridulus cultivar M001 chromosome 11, ASM1932011v1, whole genome shotgun sequence DNA window includes the following coding sequences:
- the LOC136494522 gene encoding protein DUF642 L-GALACTONO-1,4-LACTONE-RESPONSIVE GENE 1-like — translation MVIDKRSVHRAALVLLLVCVAARVVSAVGDGPLLNGNFEDPPNQSQMSGSVVTGEHAISYWRTSGHIELICSGQKQGDMVLTVPDGAHALRLGNGASIQQQISLTPGLYYSLTFSASRTCSQDEMLNVTAAPVSAGGSPAQTGELPIQTVYTSSGWDAYSWAFKAEAGFVSIIITHNCGEQEDPACGPIVDAFAIKTLSQPEATPGNMLRNGDFEEGPYIPPESPWGVMVPPMDEDDVSPLPGWKIMSYKKSVKYVDSAHFAVPRGARAVELVSGVETALLQEVYTTVEGSWYRLEFSAGDAANGCGASPSYDDGSSSPGMKVKAYAGPSETTVDIDFRGAGGSKRGKIEFRAAASPTRVVFLSLGYHTKSDNSGTLCGPVVDDVSLVPIPPPNARRLLL, via the exons ATGGTGATCGATAAGCGGAGCGTGCACCGCGCCGCGCTGGTCCTGCTGCTGGTCTGCGTCGCGGCGCGGGTTGTCTCGGCCGTCGGCGATG GTCCTCTGTTGAACGGCAACTTCGAGGATCCGCCGAACCAGTCCCAGATGAGCGGCTCGGTGGTGACGGGGGAGCACGCGATCTCCTACTGGAGGACGTCCGGTCACATCGAGCTCATCTGCTCCGGCCAGAAGCAGGGGGACATGGTCCTGACGGTGCCGGACGGCGCTCACGCCCTGCGGCTGGGCAACGGCGCCTCCATCCAGCAACAGATCAGCCTCACGCCGGGCTTGTACTACTCCCTCACCTTCAGCGCGTCGCGCACCTGCTCCCAGGACGAGATGCTCAACGTGACGGCCGCCCCCGTGTCCGCCGGAGGCTCCCCGGCCCAGACCGGCGAGCTCCCCATCCAGACGGTGTACACCAGCAGCGGCTGGGACGCCTACTCCTGGGCCTTCAAGGCGGAGGCCGGCTTCGTGTCCATCATCATCACCCACAACTGCGGCGAACAGGAAGATCCCGCGTGCGGCCCCATCGTCGACGCCTTCGCCATCAAGACGCTCAGCCAGCCTGAGGCCACTCCGGGCAACATGCTGAGGAACGGGGACTTCGAGGAGGGCCCGTACATCCCGCCGGAGTCGCCGTGGGGAGTGATGGTGCCGCCGATGGACGAGGACGACGTCTCCCCGCTGCCCGGGTGGAAGATCATGTCGTACAAGAAGTCCGTCAAGTACGTCGACTCGGCGCACTTCGCGGTGCCGCGCGGCGCGCGCGCCGTGGAGCTGGTGTCCGGCGTGGAGACCGCGCTGCTGCAGGAGGTGTACACCACCGTGGAAGGGAGCTGGTACAGGCTGGAGTTCTCGGCCGGGGACGCCGCCAACGGGTGCGGCGCGTCGCCGTCGTATGACGATGGTTCCTCGTCGCCCGGGATGAAGGTGAAGGCGTACGCGGGGCCGAGCGAAACCACTGTAGACATCGATTTCCGCGGCGCCGGCGGTTCCAAGCGCGGGAAGATCGAGTTCAGGGCGGCCGCGAGCCCCACCAGGGTGGTGTTCCTCAGCTTGGGCTACCACACCAAGTCCGACAACAGCGGCACGCTCTGCGGGCCCGTCGTAGACGACGTCTCGCTCGTCCCCATACCGCCGCCGAATGCTCGCCGGCTGCTTCTCTAG
- the LOC136494258 gene encoding BIIDXI-like protein At5g11420, with protein sequence MGRGSETVLNARRAALFLIVCLAARAASAIQDGLLPNGNFEEAPPKSQLNGTRVMGRYAIPHWEISGYVEYIGSGQKQGDMLLPVPEGAYAVRLGNEASIQQRLALTQGAHYSITFSAARTCAQAEQLNVTVAPESDILPIQTVYSSSGWDSYSWAFKATGSVVSLIVHNPGVAEDAACGPLIDLFAIKTLPTPQSSKNNMLKNGDFEEGPYIFPNARWGVLVPPMDEDDYSPLSPWMILSSTKSVKYVDAPHHVVPHGARAVELVSGMETALVQNVTTVPGLPYMLQFSVGDAGNGCVGSMSVQAYAASRSVKVPYQSQGKGGYKRGALDFTATADQTRVVFVSMGYIMKPDGTLCGPVVDDVSLVCTRNRPARRLLL encoded by the exons ATGGGAAGAGGAAGCGAGACAGTGCTGAATGCACGTCGAGCTGCGCTGTTCTTGATCGTCTGTTTGGCGGCTCGAGCAGCTTCGGCAATCCAGGATG GCCTGCTGCCGAACGGCAACTTCGAGGAGGCGCCGCCCAAGTCGCAGCTCAACGGCACAAGGGTGATGGGGCGCTACGCGATACCGCACTGGGAGATCTCGGGGTACGTGGAGTACATCGGATCGGGCCAGAAGCAGGGTGACATGCTCCTGCCGGTGCCGGAGGGCGCCTACGCCGTGCGGCTGGGGAACGAGGCCTCCATCCAGCAGCGTCTCGCCCTGACGCAGGGCGCGCACTACTCCATCACCTTCAGCGCGGCGCGCACCTGCGCGCAGGCCGAGCAGCTCAACGTCACGGTCGCCCCCGAGTCGGACATACTCCCCATCCAGACGGTCTACAGCAGCAGCGGCTGGGACTCCTACTCCTGGGCCTTCAAGGCCACGGGCAGCGTCGTGTCGCTCATCGTCCACAACCCCGGTGTCGCCGAGGACGCAGCCTGCGGCCCCCTCATCGACTTGTTCGCCATTAAGACCCTGCCGACTCCTCAGAGCAGCAAGA ataatatgCTGAAGAATGGGGACTTCGAGGAGGGCCCGTACATCTTCCCCAACGCGCGGTGGGGCGTGCTGGTGCCGCCGATGGACGAGGACGACTACTCGCCGCTGTCCCCGTGGATGATCCTGTCGTCCACCAAGTCGGTGAAGTACGTGGACGCGCCGCACCACGTCGTGCCGCACGGTGCCCGCGCCGTGGAGCTGGTGTCCGGCATGGAGACAGCGCTGGTGCAGAACGTGACCACCGTTCCCGGACTGCCGTACATGCTTCAGTTCTCGGTCGGGGACGCCGGCAACGGCTGCGTGGGCTCCATGTCTGTCCAGGCGTACGCCGCGAGCCGGAGCGTGAAGGTGCCGTACCAGTCCCAGGGCAAGGGCGGCTACAAGCGCGGCGCGCTGGACTTCACGGCGACCGCGGACCAGACGCGGGTGGTATTCGTCAGCATGGGCTACATCATGAAGCCCGACGGCACGCTCTGCGGACCCGTCGTCGACGACGTCTCGCTAGTCTGCACGCGAAACCGTCCTGCTCGCCGCTTGCTTCTGTGA